In Streptomyces sp. TS71-3, the following proteins share a genomic window:
- a CDS encoding anchored repeat ABC transporter, substrate-binding protein, with amino-acid sequence MRRRERAARILLAGRRAGTALASVTTAAVLLAGCAAGPLLEPGTGRLQVVTTTGILADLARNVGGDRVDVAPIVPDGADPHTYEPTLRDARDVVYADVAFSNYALLEEHNVIKTLDANLSKDAANVSLAEESVKYSAELVPLVENVHLDTVWLGLRAHGTGAKYGATRASDVLIQAVKATGPGDVYAYLTGTFGDTDVYFDSSDGFDEKDGYRDDTATLPAAAHTHLSWAFTRPGVYTLTLRAQLKVDDTSLPVDLGQSTFTFAVGVDPYRAGVPGATVLDEGHADLTADLDRGGMDVLYDPSGGGEYTQKHYKADQVVIDVPNKAIEEIPGDAQFGFLGHAGDQVYQLAQAVLGKHVHGEIDPHLWQNVRNAEAYVKLIRDTLIGKDPAGAAVYRANAARYLARLDRLDGYVRSTVAKIPKANRNLVTTHDAFAYLAQAYDVNVAGFVTPNPASEPSLADRRRLADTIRNLHLKAVFLEPNLKARSSELTQLAAEQHIQVCPIYGDTLDSRAPTYVRMMRFNADSLLACLAPRAARQPPTDALTDRKTP; translated from the coding sequence GTGAGGCGCCGTGAACGGGCGGCCCGCATCCTCCTTGCGGGCCGCCGGGCCGGTACGGCACTGGCGTCGGTCACGACGGCGGCCGTGCTGCTGGCCGGATGCGCCGCCGGGCCCCTGCTGGAGCCCGGCACCGGCCGCCTCCAGGTGGTCACCACCACCGGCATCCTGGCCGACCTGGCCAGGAACGTCGGTGGCGACCGGGTGGACGTGGCCCCCATCGTCCCGGACGGGGCGGACCCGCACACCTACGAACCGACCCTGCGGGACGCCCGCGACGTCGTCTACGCCGACGTCGCGTTCTCCAACTACGCCCTGCTGGAGGAGCACAACGTCATCAAGACCCTCGACGCCAACCTCTCGAAGGACGCGGCGAACGTGTCGCTGGCGGAGGAGTCGGTGAAGTACTCGGCCGAACTGGTCCCCCTGGTCGAGAACGTCCACCTGGACACCGTCTGGCTCGGTCTGCGCGCCCACGGCACCGGAGCGAAGTACGGGGCAACCCGCGCCTCCGACGTGCTGATCCAGGCCGTGAAGGCGACCGGGCCGGGCGACGTGTACGCCTACCTGACCGGTACCTTCGGCGACACCGACGTGTACTTCGACTCCTCCGACGGCTTCGACGAGAAGGACGGGTACCGGGACGACACCGCGACCCTGCCCGCCGCGGCGCACACCCACCTGTCGTGGGCGTTCACCAGGCCGGGCGTCTACACGCTCACCCTGCGCGCCCAACTGAAGGTCGACGACACGTCCCTGCCGGTCGACCTGGGGCAGTCGACCTTCACCTTCGCGGTCGGGGTGGACCCCTACAGGGCCGGCGTCCCCGGCGCCACCGTGCTCGACGAGGGGCACGCCGACCTCACCGCGGACCTGGACCGCGGCGGCATGGACGTGCTGTACGACCCCTCCGGCGGTGGTGAGTACACGCAGAAGCACTACAAGGCGGACCAGGTCGTCATCGACGTACCGAACAAGGCCATCGAGGAGATCCCCGGTGATGCCCAGTTCGGGTTCCTCGGGCATGCCGGAGACCAGGTCTACCAGCTCGCCCAGGCGGTGCTCGGCAAGCACGTGCACGGCGAGATCGACCCCCACCTGTGGCAGAACGTGCGCAACGCCGAGGCGTACGTGAAGCTCATCCGGGACACCCTGATCGGCAAGGATCCCGCCGGAGCCGCCGTCTACCGGGCCAACGCCGCAAGGTACCTGGCCCGGCTGGACAGGCTCGACGGCTATGTGCGCAGCACCGTGGCGAAGATCCCCAAGGCGAACAGGAACCTGGTGACCACGCACGACGCCTTCGCCTACCTCGCCCAGGCCTACGACGTGAACGTGGCCGGCTTCGTCACCCCCAATCCTGCCAGCGAGCCGTCCCTGGCCGACCGGCGCCGACTGGCCGACACGATCCGCAACCTCCACCTCAAGGCTGTGTTCCTCGAACCCAACCTCAAGGCCCGCTCCTCCGAGCTGACCCAGCTCGCGGCCGAACAGCACATCCAGGTCTGCCCGATCTACGGTGACACCCTCGACTCCCGCGCCCCCACCTACGTGCGGATGATGCGCTTCAACGCCGACTCACTCCTCGCGTGCCTCGCCCCCCGAGCAGCCCGGCAGCCACCCACCGACGCCCTGACCGACCGGAAGACACCATGA
- a CDS encoding TIGR03773 family transporter-associated surface protein — translation MMRDALTPHRRPRRLLSLAATALLTLAAALTPAAARADGPGDPALDQTIGADEPIVHGDHVIGAGHVDMGPKFDGGAWKFLIRDDAHKADANAASVWRYPGETVLRVVDAAKVTVPDNSAYSFIGAAPGAGVWVVPETQNPDVVWAGWNTQDPTVMNKLDRGATISVTGVQGPGQLTVYLQSGDFGAPQVLWNSRKTGDQQVWVDTNTHTHANWVFTKPGVYLVRMRASATLTDGTKVSDTELVRFAVGTATSTDTALATAWKGRTPTDSSSAPASAASSAPPTAPTKTAQETQAGASWGQDPLVLALIGAIVLVAVALIVGFTLVIVRGNRARRRVLGAHAGAPSDGGDGR, via the coding sequence ATGATGCGCGACGCCCTCACCCCGCACCGCAGACCCCGGCGCCTGCTGTCCCTGGCCGCGACCGCGCTGCTCACGCTGGCCGCGGCCCTGACTCCCGCCGCCGCCCGGGCGGACGGCCCGGGCGACCCGGCACTGGACCAGACGATCGGCGCGGACGAGCCGATCGTCCACGGAGACCACGTGATCGGGGCCGGGCACGTGGACATGGGCCCCAAGTTCGACGGCGGGGCCTGGAAGTTCCTCATCCGCGACGACGCCCACAAGGCCGACGCGAACGCCGCCAGCGTCTGGCGCTATCCCGGCGAGACCGTGCTGCGCGTCGTCGACGCGGCGAAGGTGACCGTCCCGGACAACTCCGCCTACTCCTTCATCGGCGCGGCCCCCGGGGCCGGGGTGTGGGTCGTGCCGGAGACCCAGAACCCCGACGTCGTCTGGGCCGGCTGGAACACCCAGGACCCCACGGTCATGAACAAGCTCGACCGGGGCGCCACCATATCGGTCACCGGGGTACAGGGCCCGGGCCAACTCACCGTCTATCTTCAGTCCGGTGACTTCGGCGCCCCACAGGTGCTGTGGAACTCCCGGAAGACGGGTGACCAGCAGGTCTGGGTGGACACCAACACCCACACCCACGCCAACTGGGTCTTCACCAAGCCAGGTGTCTACCTGGTGCGGATGCGGGCGTCGGCGACCCTGACGGACGGCACCAAGGTCTCCGACACCGAGCTGGTCCGTTTCGCCGTCGGCACCGCCACGTCCACCGACACGGCGCTGGCCACGGCGTGGAAGGGCAGGACCCCCACTGACTCCTCCTCCGCCCCGGCCTCTGCCGCCTCCTCCGCCCCGCCGACGGCGCCGACGAAGACGGCACAGGAGACCCAGGCCGGCGCCTCCTGGGGACAGGACCCGCTGGTGCTGGCCCTCATCGGCGCGATCGTGCTGGTCGCCGTCGCTCTCATCGTTGGGTTCACCCTCGTGATCGTGCGCGGCAACCGGGCCAGGCGCCGTGTCCTCGGCGCCCACGCCGGGGCCCCGTCGGACGGGGGTGACGGGCGGTGA
- a CDS encoding anchored repeat-type ABC transporter ATP-binding subunit, with product MTEESTTPALAVDNVSVELAGKLVLADAALSVDRGELVGLIGPNGAGKTTLLRTVLGLLRPVAGQVRIDGHRTRPGRTPIGYVPQRHDFAWEFPLSVANTVMTGLTGRLGLFRRPGPAEWEAVADALDRVRMRSLADRPVGQLSGGQRQRVLVARALALRPALLLLDEPFTGLDMTTQELLSELFTGLAHEGRAVLMTTHDILSALDGCDRLALLDRTVIAVGTPAELTADLSPWTATFKVSENSALLRILKAA from the coding sequence GTGACGGAGGAATCCACCACCCCGGCTCTGGCGGTGGACAACGTATCCGTGGAGCTCGCGGGCAAGCTCGTGCTGGCCGATGCCGCGCTCAGCGTCGACCGGGGCGAGCTGGTCGGCCTGATCGGTCCCAACGGCGCCGGCAAGACCACGCTGCTGCGCACCGTCCTCGGCCTGCTGCGCCCGGTGGCCGGGCAGGTGCGGATCGACGGCCACCGGACGCGGCCCGGACGCACACCGATCGGGTACGTGCCGCAACGCCACGACTTCGCCTGGGAGTTCCCGCTGTCGGTGGCGAACACGGTCATGACCGGTCTGACCGGACGCCTGGGGCTGTTCCGCCGTCCGGGGCCGGCCGAGTGGGAGGCCGTGGCCGACGCCCTCGACCGGGTACGGATGAGGTCGCTGGCTGACCGACCCGTCGGGCAACTGTCCGGGGGACAGCGTCAACGGGTGCTCGTGGCCCGGGCACTGGCCCTGCGCCCGGCGCTGCTGCTCCTGGACGAACCGTTCACCGGCCTGGACATGACCACCCAGGAGCTGCTGTCGGAACTCTTCACCGGCCTGGCCCATGAAGGGCGGGCCGTGTTGATGACCACCCATGACATCCTCTCCGCGCTCGACGGATGCGACCGGCTCGCCCTGCTCGACCGCACCGTGATCGCCGTCGGCACCCCCGCGGAGCTCACGGCGGACCTCTCTCCGTGGACGGCGACGTTCAAAGTGAGCGAGAACTCCGCCCTGTTGCGCATCCTGAAGGCGGCCTGA